The Leptospira sp. WS39.C2 genome contains a region encoding:
- the rpoC gene encoding DNA-directed RNA polymerase subunit beta', which yields MRNYNSFESITIRLASPERIKEWSFGEVKKPETINYRTLKPERDGLFCEKIFGTTKDWECYCGKFKSIRYKGVVCDKCGVEVTHSKVRRERMGHIELAAPVSHIWYYRSVPSRMGLLLDMTINQLKSVLYFEKYVIIDPADSGRNRGELIDEDEYHNYLDEYGDKFIAGIGGDAIKELLARIDVDAEARVIRQKIQDKNKISDKRIFKRLEVLEAFRDSGNRPEWMVLDVVPVIPPELRPMVQLEGGRFATSDLNDLYRRVINRNNRLKRLLALKAPEIIVRNEKRMLQEAVDALFDNSRRKRTVKGKGNRPLKSISDMLKGKQGRFRQNLLGKRVDYSGRSVIVVGPELKYHQMGLPKKMALELFKPFIMKRLVDLELAPNIKSAKKKIEAEDKEVFDVLETVVKEHPVLLNRAPTLHRLGIQAFLPVLVEGKAIKLHPLVCHAFNADFDGDQMAIHVPLAPKAQLETWMLMLSPHNILNPANGQPICGPTQDIVLGIYYLTSEVKDAKGEGKFFTGLEEVMYAIETKTVEIRSKISVLHEGKIIETTPGRLIFNQVMPKGYVYINRTLGDKETNKIIADVYEKFGPGMTVVMLDEIKRLGYRYATVFAPTISIDDIRVSPQKEGLVNDANKEVEKADMEYRKGIITNEERRKKVIEIWTKTNDRITDGMFKELEKDQGGFNPVFVMAASGARGSKQQIRQLAGMRGLMAKPSGEIIELAIRSNFREGLGVLEFFISTHGARKGLADTALKTADAGYLTRRLVDISQDVIVSEDDCGTKANITLGIVKEGENVIVSLADRVFGRYTAEDLVDPVSEKVVFPKDTLITRALGQQIENLGYDKIKVRSPLTCKSRHGICTKCYGMDMARLVPAEIGEAVGTIAAQSIGQPGTQLTMRTFHVGGAASATIQEKEHKVPFRSLVKSINGRLVTNANGAKVFARRGTIIVNRLIQEFNTESLSSVRIVDGQRLEKGEVFATQVGESTEQRITSDQAGVVSLVGTTLRILGDDIVIPVKIGTILKAEEGQIVEENKALAEFDPFNEVAVSESAGTIQWEDLEIGKNVRRDVDPKTSNIILKVVEQKKDRLVPKVIIGSDSYSVPVDALLQFQNGDKVREGDVIFKIPSVAEKTRDITGGLPRVDELFEARRPKDACTLAEIDGKIEDKGEIVKEKRILYIIPETAEQEKVKVAIPVGKQIRVRQGDFVKRGDQLDEGNFDPHDILTIKGPNALHEYLVSEVQEVYRLQGVHINDKHIEVVVRSMLRKVIITDSGDTSFVNQQQVDKFLFDEENDRVEKEGGSPAQGTPVLLGLTKASLNTESYFSAASFQETTKVLTDAAIKGKTDNLMGLKENVIIGHMIPAGTGMKKYRDIEVFKDLPGDLDWDLETEDEEEEMSELSEAAPVSTATLSKLVAEEDEDEDELEEEADDSDDEDDDD from the coding sequence ATGAGAAATTACAATAGTTTTGAATCGATTACGATCCGTTTGGCATCACCCGAACGGATCAAAGAGTGGTCGTTTGGGGAAGTGAAAAAACCTGAAACGATCAACTACCGGACCCTAAAACCGGAACGAGATGGTCTTTTCTGTGAAAAAATCTTTGGAACCACAAAGGATTGGGAATGTTACTGCGGTAAATTCAAATCCATCCGTTATAAGGGTGTGGTTTGCGACAAATGTGGGGTTGAGGTAACTCACTCCAAAGTACGTCGTGAAAGAATGGGGCACATTGAACTTGCGGCTCCGGTTTCGCACATTTGGTACTACCGTTCGGTTCCGTCTCGTATGGGACTCCTTCTTGATATGACGATCAACCAACTCAAAAGTGTTCTTTACTTTGAGAAGTATGTGATCATTGACCCAGCTGATTCCGGAAGGAACAGAGGGGAACTCATCGATGAAGATGAATACCACAATTATTTAGATGAATACGGTGATAAGTTTATCGCAGGTATCGGTGGAGACGCCATCAAAGAACTTCTCGCACGCATTGATGTGGACGCAGAAGCTCGTGTGATCCGCCAAAAGATCCAAGATAAAAATAAAATCTCTGACAAACGTATTTTTAAACGTTTGGAAGTTCTCGAAGCGTTCCGTGATTCCGGTAATCGTCCAGAGTGGATGGTTCTTGATGTGGTCCCGGTAATCCCACCTGAACTTCGCCCAATGGTACAACTTGAGGGGGGACGTTTTGCAACTTCCGACCTTAACGATTTGTATCGCCGTGTGATTAACAGAAACAATCGTTTGAAACGCCTTCTTGCTTTAAAAGCTCCTGAGATCATCGTTCGTAACGAAAAACGTATGTTACAAGAAGCAGTGGATGCTCTTTTTGATAACAGCCGTCGCAAACGAACTGTGAAAGGAAAAGGAAATAGACCTTTAAAATCTATCTCCGATATGCTCAAAGGAAAACAAGGTCGTTTCCGCCAAAACCTACTTGGAAAACGGGTAGATTATTCTGGTCGTTCCGTAATTGTAGTTGGTCCTGAACTCAAATACCACCAAATGGGTCTTCCTAAAAAAATGGCTTTGGAACTTTTCAAACCATTCATTATGAAACGCCTTGTGGATTTGGAACTCGCACCAAACATCAAATCTGCGAAGAAAAAAATCGAAGCAGAAGACAAAGAAGTTTTTGATGTATTGGAAACAGTTGTTAAAGAACACCCAGTGCTTCTTAACCGTGCGCCAACTCTTCACAGACTTGGGATCCAAGCGTTTTTACCTGTCCTTGTAGAAGGAAAAGCAATCAAACTCCACCCACTCGTATGTCATGCGTTTAACGCCGACTTCGACGGGGATCAAATGGCAATCCACGTTCCACTGGCTCCAAAGGCTCAGCTCGAAACTTGGATGCTCATGTTATCACCGCATAACATCTTAAACCCAGCGAATGGACAACCAATTTGTGGACCTACACAAGACATCGTTCTTGGAATTTATTACCTCACTTCCGAAGTGAAAGACGCGAAAGGAGAAGGTAAATTCTTCACGGGTCTTGAAGAAGTGATGTATGCGATTGAAACAAAAACAGTTGAAATTCGCTCTAAAATTTCCGTTCTACACGAAGGGAAAATCATCGAAACTACACCTGGAAGGCTTATTTTCAACCAAGTGATGCCAAAAGGGTATGTTTATATCAACAGAACCCTCGGTGATAAAGAAACAAACAAAATCATTGCAGACGTATACGAGAAGTTTGGACCAGGCATGACAGTTGTGATGCTTGATGAAATCAAACGACTTGGTTACCGTTACGCAACTGTATTTGCTCCAACGATCTCTATAGATGACATCCGAGTTTCTCCTCAAAAAGAGGGACTTGTAAATGATGCCAACAAAGAAGTTGAAAAAGCGGATATGGAGTATCGTAAAGGTATCATCACCAACGAAGAACGTCGTAAAAAAGTAATCGAGATTTGGACAAAAACCAATGACCGGATTACAGACGGGATGTTTAAAGAATTGGAAAAAGATCAAGGTGGATTCAATCCAGTATTCGTCATGGCAGCATCCGGTGCTCGTGGTTCTAAACAACAGATCCGTCAGCTCGCTGGGATGCGGGGACTTATGGCGAAACCGTCTGGGGAAATCATTGAACTTGCGATTCGTTCCAACTTCCGTGAAGGTCTCGGGGTATTAGAATTTTTTATCTCCACTCATGGTGCGAGAAAGGGTCTTGCGGATACTGCCTTAAAAACAGCGGATGCGGGTTACCTCACTCGTCGTCTTGTTGATATTTCACAAGACGTGATTGTTTCCGAAGATGATTGCGGAACAAAAGCAAACATCACTCTCGGAATCGTAAAAGAAGGGGAAAACGTAATTGTTTCTCTTGCGGACAGAGTGTTCGGTCGTTATACGGCAGAAGATCTTGTGGATCCAGTTTCTGAGAAAGTGGTATTCCCGAAAGACACTCTCATCACAAGAGCTCTTGGACAACAAATTGAAAACCTTGGTTATGACAAAATCAAAGTAAGATCTCCTCTAACTTGTAAATCTCGCCACGGAATTTGTACAAAATGTTACGGAATGGATATGGCACGTTTAGTGCCAGCTGAGATTGGAGAAGCAGTGGGAACCATTGCGGCACAATCGATCGGCCAACCAGGAACACAGCTTACGATGAGAACTTTCCACGTGGGTGGTGCTGCATCAGCAACTATCCAAGAGAAAGAACACAAAGTTCCTTTCCGCTCTTTGGTAAAATCTATTAACGGTCGTTTGGTGACAAACGCCAATGGAGCAAAAGTATTTGCTCGTCGCGGAACCATCATCGTAAACCGACTCATCCAAGAATTCAACACTGAGTCTTTATCCAGTGTGCGAATCGTGGATGGTCAACGCCTTGAAAAAGGGGAAGTGTTTGCAACACAAGTGGGTGAATCCACAGAACAACGCATCACTTCTGACCAAGCGGGTGTTGTTTCCTTAGTCGGAACAACGTTACGAATTTTAGGTGATGACATTGTCATTCCAGTCAAAATCGGAACCATCTTAAAGGCAGAGGAAGGCCAAATCGTTGAGGAAAACAAAGCTCTCGCTGAGTTTGACCCTTTTAACGAAGTGGCGGTATCTGAATCGGCTGGTACCATCCAATGGGAAGATTTAGAAATCGGTAAAAACGTTCGTCGTGACGTAGATCCTAAAACTTCCAATATCATTTTAAAAGTTGTGGAACAAAAGAAAGACCGACTTGTTCCAAAAGTCATCATTGGTTCTGATAGTTATTCAGTTCCTGTGGATGCTCTTCTCCAATTCCAAAATGGAGACAAGGTCCGAGAAGGGGATGTGATTTTCAAAATCCCATCGGTTGCTGAAAAAACTCGCGATATCACGGGTGGTCTTCCAAGGGTAGATGAACTTTTTGAAGCTCGTCGTCCAAAAGATGCCTGCACACTTGCTGAAATTGACGGAAAAATCGAAGACAAAGGAGAAATCGTAAAAGAAAAACGAATTCTCTACATCATTCCAGAAACGGCAGAGCAAGAAAAAGTAAAAGTAGCCATTCCAGTCGGAAAACAAATCCGTGTTCGCCAAGGTGACTTCGTTAAACGTGGTGACCAGTTGGATGAAGGTAACTTTGATCCACATGATATTTTAACGATCAAAGGACCAAATGCCCTTCATGAATATTTGGTTTCTGAGGTTCAGGAAGTTTACCGTTTGCAAGGGGTTCATATCAACGATAAACACATCGAAGTTGTTGTTCGTTCTATGCTTCGTAAGGTGATCATCACTGATAGTGGGGACACATCGTTTGTGAACCAACAACAAGTGGATAAATTCCTTTTTGATGAAGAAAACGACCGAGTGGAAAAAGAAGGGGGATCTCCTGCACAAGGAACTCCAGTGTTACTTGGTCTAACCAAAGCATCTCTTAACACAGAGTCTTATTTCTCTGCAGCATCATTCCAAGAAACCACAAAGGTTTTAACGGATGCGGCCATCAAAGGAAAAACTGACAACCTTATGGGTCTGAAAGAAAACGTCATCATCGGTCACATGATCCCTGCGGGAACAGGTATGAAAAAATACCGTGACATTGAGGTTTTCAAAGACCTTCCTGGTGATTTGGATTGGGATCTGGAAACGGAAGATGAGGAAGAAGAAATGTCCGAACTTTCCGAAGCAGCACCTGTTTCCACTGCCACACTCTCTAAACTTGTTGCCGAAGAGGATGAGGATGAAGATGAGTTGGAAGAAGAAGCAGATGACTCAGATGATGAGGACGATGACGATTAG